The Flammeovirga pectinis genomic interval GAAGAGGTCTAACAGATAGAGCTAAATCGCTTTGGGGAGGATGGGCTTTTATTACCGCTACTACTAGAATTTATTGGAGTGGAGATGGTGGCTATGGAGATCACTTTAAAGAAATTGGTGATAAACTAGGTCCTTTTGATTGGGGGTTTATGGAGAACGGTCAATACAACGAGAATTGGCACAGTATACATATGTATCCAGAAGAAAGTGTACAAGCAGCTATAGATGCAAAAGTAAAAAATGCACTACCAGTACATTGGGGAGGTTTTGTTCTTGCACTTCACCCATGGAAAGAACCCATTGAGCGGTTTATTATTGAAGCGAAGAAGAAAAATATAAAGTTTTTTACTCCTAAAATTGGAGAGGTTGTAACTCTTGGAGAAGAAGATAAACACACAAATTGGTGGAATGAACTAGATTAGTTCATAACAAAATCTGTAACTGACTCGTAAATTTCGATAACAAAAAAATCAGCTTCTTCAACTTTTTCAGCTGAAGCAATTACTGAACTCGATGTTAAAGTTACAGTGAGTTTAAACCAAAAGAATACTTTTCTAAAGTTTTGACGTAATGCTATCATAATATTGAGATGATATGGTAGTGAGTGTAATCTAAATTACTTTACGAGGCTTTTTTTGAAAAAGATGTATTCATTAACGCATATTTTGAAATTCTTTAAAAAAGTTAAATTGATATTTTTTATTCAATGTGATGCGCTTCACATATGGAGAAGTAATAATGCGTTTAATTTGTAGTAGAAATTAGAAATACAACCTAAAAAACTATAGAATGAAAAAGTATATTATCATTACAATCAGAATATTAATTGCGATTATTTTAGTTCAGACATTACGTTTTAAATTCTCTGCTCATCCAGATAGTGTTTTTATTTTTTCTCAAGTTGGGTTAGAACCTTTTGGAAGAGTAAGTATTGGAATTATGGAGTTAATAGCCAGTATTTTAATTTTAATTCCTAGAACTGCTTGGATAGGTGCAGGACTTACTTTAGGTATAATAGCAGGTGCTATATTAATGCATCTTACAGTTATTGGAATTGAAGTAAACGGAGATGGTGGCTCTCTATTTTTCTTAGCAATAATAACAGAAATTTTAAGTGGTATTGTACTTTGGGATCAAAGAAAGCACATTCCTTATTTATTCGATATCAGTTATAAACTATAAATTCAAAAAGTAGGATACACATAAATGCATCCTACTTTTTTTATTATTTCTTATAAATATATTTTTCTGCACCAGAAGAAATATAATTTTTCATTTCACCATTATCATCATAAATAAGAATAGCTTCTATCTCAGGGTTATTTTCAATTATCTTAATCGACTTTTCTACTCCAGCTACCATAAATGCAGTTGCATAAGCATCTGAAGCCATACAGCTTGGAGTAAATACAGATGCACTTAAAAGATTATGTTGTACAGGAAAACCCGTTCTTGGATCTAATGTATGTGCATATTTTTTTCCATCTTTAATATAAAAATTTCTATAATTTCCAGAGGTTGCCAATGCTTTATTATCTAACTCTACTATAATAGAAATTTGATTTTTACCCGATTCAGAAAAACGAGGATTATCAATACCGATTTTCCATAATTTCCCTTTTTCATTTTTACCAGAGCAAACTACTTCTCCACCAATTTCGACCATAAAATTAGAGATGTTCCTTTCTCGTAATAAATCTGCAACAACATCTACAGCGTATCCTTTTGCAATTGCACTAAAATCTAGTTCTACCCCATCTTTAGATTTAGTAACCGCTTTATCTGTAAATGAAATGTATTGATCAAAACCTACATAGTCTAAAATAGAGTCTACTTGTGCTGGTTTTATAGTTGGTGTTTTGCCCGGCCCAAAACCCCATGCTTTTACTAACGGTTGAATTGTAGGATCGAATGCTCCTCCAGTTTCATCATATATTATTTTACTTTCTTTAATTACGGGGTAGAAATAAACAGACTCATAAGTCAGCTCCTTATTTTTATTAAACCTAGATATTTCTGATGAAGGGATATATGTTGATAAAGACTGATTAAATTCTTCTAAAGCTATTATTATTTCATTATCCAAAGGTCTACCTTCTTCATCAATATATTTTACATTATAAGGAACCACACCCATAGTTGTTCCTGTTACATGAAAATGAGTATTAATTGGTTGATGTGATTGTCTATATGACCAAACAATTCCAATGAAGGCAATTAGAATTATCGAATAAATAATGTTTTTCTTCCTGTAATCCATTACGATTTTAATTATTCGTTGTGTATCTTGATAGAAATTGTGAATCTATTACTCTCACAAAGGTGATTAAGTCTTTTATTATACACCTATTTGTTTAGCAATTATTTTAAAAGATTCTGTGATTAAGACCAAAATTAAAAAGTAAACAGTGCAAAAGACCCTCAAAACCTACCAAAAGAGACTTGCCAATTTATCTGCAAGAAATAAATCTTTGTATTTACCTAGAGCTTATTCTGGTCAATATGTAGATTTAGCAGATCTTGACCAGCTAATGCATTTGCCTTCTTTCGATATAATTCGTCAGGTAATTAAAGGATACAAGAATATTCCTATTAGTCCTGTTGCAGATGCTAGAGATAGTAGTGCAAACAAAATTAGTACGCAATTAAGAAGAGTAGCTAAAGCTGCAAAGTATGTTTTAGAAGAAGGAGGTCGTCACGATTTATTCTTAGGATACCCATTTGTACATGGTAGGTTAGCTACAGGTGGGAACTTACGCGCTCCGTTACTTTTTTTTCCGGTAAACCTTGTGGTTGAAAATGGAAATTGGTGCTTACAATTAAGAGAAAATACAGAGGTTACTTTTAATAAGACATTATTATTAGCAATTTCTCATCATAATAATACCCGTTTTAAAGACGACTTTCTAGAATTAACTTTCGAAGATTTCCCTAAAGATTCAAGAGAATTTTTAACCAAATTATATCATACATTAGAAAATTCTAAGTTAGAATTAAACTTTAACCAAGATACATTTGGAGAGTGGGTTAAACCTTTTGAGAAGTTAACTAAAACAGATTTCACCACTCAATATGGTGAAGGAGAAATGAAACTTTTCTCTGAAGCATTAGTTGGGATCTTTCCGCAATCAGATTCTTACTTAATGCCAGATTATGATGATTTGATTGAAAACTATGCTGTAAAAGATTTAGAAGATTTCTTTGGTTCTCCTCAAGATCATTTAATAGATCTTGGTGTAAAAGATACCTTCGTAGGTAAATCTCAACAAGAAGAAGAATTGCTTTCTCCATATCCTATGGATGCCTCTCAGGAGAAGGTTGTTAAAACTATAAAAAGTGGTAATTCAGTAGTTGTTCAAGGACCTCCTGGTAGTGGTAAATCTCAATTAATTTGTAATCTAATTGCAGATTTTACTACAAGAGGCAAAAATGTATTGGTTATCTCTCAAAAACGTGCTGCACTGGACGTTGTATTTAAAAGAATGAAAGAAATTTCTATGGGTTCTTTTTGTGCAATGGTTCATGACCACAGATATGACAGAGGGCATATATACAATAAAATGAAAGAGCAAATTGATGCTCTAGACAAATTTAAAGAAGACAATCATAGCCTTGGGGCAATGCAACTAGAACGCAATTTTGCCCTTCGTTCAAAGCAAATAGATAGTACAATTTCTCAATTAGATGATTTTAGAGATGCTCTGTACGACACCCAAGAATGTGGAATTTCAGCAAAAGAATTATACCTTAAATGCAATAGAAAATCTGCACACACACACCTTAAAGGATGCTACCAACAGTTCGATTTATCAGAAATAAAAAACTATAGAAAACGCTTAAAAACATACCTTGAGTTTGCTGAAAAATTAGATGCAGATGGCTATGTATGGAAAGATAGAATTCCATTTAATAATTTTGATAGTAGTGCCATTACACATATGCATGAAATTATTGATGAAATAATTCCATTCAGAGATCAGATTATTGAAGAAATAAAAGAAAATATTCAAGTAGAATTATCCTTTGATGAATGTCTTTGGATATTGAGACAAGAAAATCAAGTAAACAAGTTCATGGAGATTATCAGTGATCCTGAAGTCTACAAAATGTTTAATTTGATGATAAAAAAGAGAGGTCGTGTTCCTACTATTCAAGACTGGCAAAACCACAGAAGAGGATGTTTAAGTTCTTTTAATAATGCTGGTACTAAAGTAGAAAAAACACTATCTGATGATGAACTAGGAGATGTTATTTCATGGGTAACAACATCTATTGATGCAAAAAACAACCCGCTCACATTATTAAAATGGCAATTCTCTTCACACCGAAAATTTGTCAATACCTTACTTGAAAAGAATGATCTCCCAAATACAAAAAAGGGGCTTAGAGATTTAAGAGATAGATTAGAAAATAGAATGAATCTTACGCATCAGAAAAATGATATGCGTAAGTATGGATGGCTGTCGTACTTCCCTGCAGATTTAGAAGAACCTACTTGGATTAAATGGTTTGCAGCTGGTTTAAAAGCAATCGAAGCTCGTAAAATCTATATTTCTTTACGATCAAGTGTTCAGTTTATTGAACTCTATAATTATAGTTATGATGAGTTATGGACAAAAATGGATGTCTTGTTTAAATGTATCCATAAAATACCAAAAACTCGTGCAAATTGGGAAACATACCTTTCTCCGTTAGAAGTTGAAGACATTCTAAATAATAAGATTCCGATTAAAGAATTTAAGGAGGTCTTAGAAGATGATTTTGATGAAATCTGTCGCTTTGATAAATTAAAAGAATCATTCGGACAGCATGAATGGGTTGCGCTCAGAATTATTGATGGTAATATGGATGGGGTACATAAATACCCTATTGAAGAGGTGTTAGATTATTTTGAGAACAGTTTAAATATTAGCTGGCTCTACCATATAGAAATCAAACACCCTATTTTACGTATAGTTTCTAATGGCGCTATGGAACAGCTTGAAGAAAACCTTCAAGAGGCAATTTTAGAAAAAAGATCTATTGCTAAAGACATGACATTAGTGCGTTTAAAAGAACGTACTTATGAAAAAGTAGAATACAATAGATTAAATAATAGGGTTACTTATAGAGATTTATACCACCAGGTTAATAAAAAAAGAAGTATTTGGCCATTAAGAAAAACCTTCCATAATTTTCAGGATGAAATTCTTGATTTATTACCCTGTTGGTTAACGTCACCTGAAGCCGCTTCTGCTATTTTCCCATTAATTCCTTTCTTTGATCTTGTTATTTTTGATGAAGCCTCACAATGTTTTGCAGAAAAAGGTATTCCTGCAATGTATAGAGGAAACCAAGTTGCAATTATGGGAGATTCTCAGCAACTACCTCCATTTGATTTATATAAACCGAAATGGGAAGAAGATGATGAGTATGATTTAGAACCAGCTCTGGAGGTCAATTCATTATTAGATCTTGGTAAACAGTTCTTAGGAGAACATTATTTATCTGGACACTACAGAAGTCAATCTTTTGATTTGATTGATTTTTCTAATCAACATTTTTATAAAAATAAACTTCGCTTTATTCCATACTTCGAAAAAATGGATAAACGTGAAAATGGAATTGAATTTATTAAAGTTGAAGGTGCTGTATGGAATAAAGGCATTAACCAAGAAGAAGCAATCCACGTAGTAAAAATTGCTAAAAAATTAGTTGACCAAGGAGAAAGGAGCATTGGGATTATCACTTTTAACCATAAACAACAAGAACTTATTCAAGAAATTATGGATAGGATTGATGTAAATTGGCCAGAAGGTACTATCGTAAAAAATATAGAAAATATTCAAGGAGATGAACGAGATAATATCATTTTGTCTATCACTTATGCCCCAACAGAAAAAGGTAGAATTAATCTACAGTTTGGGTCTTTAAGTCAAGAAGGTGGAGAAAAAAGACTTAATGTTGCTATAACAAGAGCTAGGAAAAAAGAATTTGTTGTAAGTAGTATTCTCTCACATCAACTTAATACAGATGAGGTGAAAAACGAAGGACCTAAATTATTGAAGAAGTTCTTGTACTACGCACAAGATGTTACAGAAAATGGGTACACTCCTAGCTCTTATATTAATGATCAGTGGGGCTTTGGTAAAACTTTAAAAGAAGAGATTTTAAAAGATAATGAAGTTCTAGAACTACTCCCTTTCTCTGCTTTAACTGTAATGGAAAAAGAAACACCTATTGGTTTATTAATGACTGATGATGAAAATTATCATCAGTTTATTTCTGTGAAGGAAGCACATGGATATTTCCCGATTGAACTAAAAAGTAAGCATTGGAATTTTGGGCGTTTTTATAGTAGAAACATCTGGAAAAACGCTAAAAAATTCAACAAAAAAATCACTGCTTTTATAGATAACACAGAGAATAACCGATTTATATAATACGTGAATACATATTCACTTACACCAAAATAATCAACTTCCTAATAATGAATAAACACTCACTTATTTTGAGTTAAAATAAATGTTCAGAATATTATTTTGAAAACAACACACAATTCAATATAATTATTAGCTATTTAAAATTAGTGAACACAAAAGTAACACTGTTTACTATAATTTAACTAAATATCTAATTTTCAATAAATTACGCATTAAGTTTCTTTTAATATCTTAATTTGAATTAGCAAAAATTAGCCTCCTACCTTTGTGTTATCGCAAACGTTTCGACTAAGTTTTATAAGCCTAATTTATTATTATATACCTAATTAAGATATGAAAAAGTTATTAAGTATTCTTTTACTATCAGTTGCTAGTATCATGACTATTAATGCCCAAGGCGTACTTGGCGTAAAAGGTGGTTTATCACACGCTGGTATTCTTGTTGAGAATCCTGATGGTGGTTTAATACCAGGATTTGTAGGTGGTGTTACATACGATTTACCAATCAATGAAAAATTAACTTTTGGTGTTGAACTTTTATATTCACAACAAGGAGTCTATAAAAATTCAAATATTCCTCTGCAATTCCCTAGCGAATTAACAGGTTTACCAGAAACTCTAAATTATTCAGCATCAGGAGAAACTCATATCCGTTTAAACTATGTTAATGTACCTATCGTTTTAAAATATGGTTTTGGAGAGAATGGTAACTTCAAATTATTTGGTGGTGGACAAGTTGGCTTTTTAGTCAATAATAAAAAGACATGGAAAGGTGATGTTACATTAACTGGAGCTGAAAGTGGTAATGATTACATGCCAGTATTCTCAGAGATTTTAACTGCAAGTGGATTACCAACAAGTAATGACGACATGCAATCAATTGCAGATCAACAAGATTTCAAAAAAGTTGACTTCGCTTTTGTTATTGGAGCATCTTATGACTTTGCTAACACGCCTCTATCTTTAGATTTTAGAGCCAACTACGGAATGGTAGATATTAATAATAGTGGAGATATTAATAGCAACGACAATACAAGTGACGATTGGATGAAGAATATGTCATTACAATTAACATTGAAATATTCAATCTTTGCTCTGTAAGTAAACTTATACACACATCGCAGTTAAAGGTCTATAGTACAACTACTATACGACCTTTTTTTGTTTAACAAATCTATAATTATCATTTTTTATGATGATTGATTAAACTTTTTAGTGATATTTTCCGATAATACATATAACTACACATATACTAAAAACAAGCATAATAAACATGAGAAAATTATTTATTACAGCAGCTTTTTTATTTTCATCAGTCTTTACTTTTGCTAATCAGAATGAAAACACATTAGTGATTACAAAAAGTAAAACTCCTATTTATAAAGAAGTTAATGGTAAAATGAAAAAAGTGGGTAACTTTCCTAAAGGACACACTGTGATGGTACAAACAACCCCAGAAATTGAGGGTAAAGTGGAATATAAAGCCACAGTAAACTATCACAGAACAGAATGTGGACATTTAGTTTCTACAAGATATTTCAAAAAATAATACTATATATTTTCAAGAAAAAAGCCATTCAAAATTAATTGAATGGCTTTTTCTATTTTACAAAATATCTATTATAAATTAATTAACTTTTTAAGTTGATCAATTGGTACAATACCATGTGCTTTCCCTATAATTTTAGCATTCTGAATGCCTAAGAAATAAGGTATTCCTTTAATTGAATATTTTTTTAAAACTTCAGGGAAAACCTCTGGATCTATTTTAATTATTTTTGCTTTGCCTTCTAACTCAAAAGCTAAATTTACTATTGTGCCTTCCATAACTCTACAAGGTGGACACCAATCTGTAGAAAAATCTAAAATTAGATATTCATTAAGCTCCATCAACTTATCTAAATCATCTAGTTTCTCTAAATTAATTACGCTTGAAGGTATATTTAACATCGTATTATTTTTTAATGATGTACTACTAATCACAAAAATAAGACAATAGTCTATTATCCTATTTACAACCTATCTTTCTTTAAAAAAATGTGATTTTTATAAGCCATAATGTCAATTACTGTCATAATGACTCAAAAAAATCTTACACGTAAAAAACAAGGCCCGTCATTGACGAGCCCCGTTTCAATTTACACCCAAACTTTAAACACTATGAAAATTGATCTGCCCTTTATATAGGACAGAAACTCTCAGTTCTATAACAATACTCTTTAAAGAGTATATGAATCACATAAGATGGCAAGGAAACATATGTTTCAATGCTTTTCCCTTATGACATTACAAATATGATAAGAAAGTAAACCTTAAATACTGATGCCTGTCATCAAAATAAAATGATACTTCAACGAATTAAAAAATTAAAACTTCTATTCATAGAATCTTATTTTTTGATAAAAAAGTTAAATAGATGATACATTTGCACCTCATTTGTACTAAATAGAATATTACTAGTGGAATTATTAGATAAACAGTGGTGAAAACCTAATCCATCATCAACCTGTTTTCTAGATTTAGAACAAATTATTTACTATCAATTTATGAAAAAGCAATTTTTATCAATGATGACCACCTCAGTTTTAGGTGGAATCATATCAGTTGGTATTTATAGTACCGTTATTGAACCTGAATCAAAAACAGAAATTAAGCGCTTCGATCAACCTGTTTCATTAACAAAGTACGAAGCCTCTCCTGCTCGAACAGATTATACCGTTCCCGAAGGAATGAATTTTGTAAACGCTGCAGAAAAATCTACACCAGCTGTGGTTCATATTAAAACCTATTTAAATCCTTCATCATCTAGAACTCCAAGAAATACACCTAGGTTATTTCATGAGTTTTTTGGCGATCCACGTGCTGAAGGCGGACAATTAGGTTCTGGTTCTGGTGTTATTCTATCTGCTGATGGTTATATAGCAACCAATAACCATGTTATAGACGGAGCAGATAAAATTGAGGTCGTTTTAGAAGATAAACATACTTTTAAAGCAACATTAGTGGGTACAGACCCTACTACGGATCTTGCCTTGCTAAAAGTTGAATATGAGGATACTTTACCCTACTTAAATTTCGGGAATTCTGATGAAATAAAAATAGGTGAATGGGTTTTGGCTGTCGGAAACCCCTACGAGCTGACCTCTACAGTTACTGCAGGTATTGTTAGTGCGAAAGCAAGAAATATAGGAATCCTTAGGTCTAAAACAGGTTTATCTGTAGAATCTTTTATACAAACTGATGCTGCTGTTAACCCAGGAAATTCAGGAGGAGCACTTGTAGACCTTAACGGGAATCTAATTGGTATCAATTCTGCAATTGCTTCTAAAACAGGTTCATTTACAGGTTATTCGTTTGCTATTCCTTCTGAGCTTGTAAAAAAGGTAATGGATGATTTACGTAATTATGGAGCTGTTCAGAGAGCTTTAATAGGAGTTCA includes:
- a CDS encoding thioredoxin family protein, yielding MLNIPSSVINLEKLDDLDKLMELNEYLILDFSTDWCPPCRVMEGTIVNLAFELEGKAKIIKIDPEVFPEVLKKYSIKGIPYFLGIQNAKIIGKAHGIVPIDQLKKLINL
- a CDS encoding porin family protein; this encodes MKKLLSILLLSVASIMTINAQGVLGVKGGLSHAGILVENPDGGLIPGFVGGVTYDLPINEKLTFGVELLYSQQGVYKNSNIPLQFPSELTGLPETLNYSASGETHIRLNYVNVPIVLKYGFGENGNFKLFGGGQVGFLVNNKKTWKGDVTLTGAESGNDYMPVFSEILTASGLPTSNDDMQSIADQQDFKKVDFAFVIGASYDFANTPLSLDFRANYGMVDINNSGDINSNDNTSDDWMKNMSLQLTLKYSIFAL
- a CDS encoding Do family serine endopeptidase, which codes for MKKQFLSMMTTSVLGGIISVGIYSTVIEPESKTEIKRFDQPVSLTKYEASPARTDYTVPEGMNFVNAAEKSTPAVVHIKTYLNPSSSRTPRNTPRLFHEFFGDPRAEGGQLGSGSGVILSADGYIATNNHVIDGADKIEVVLEDKHTFKATLVGTDPTTDLALLKVEYEDTLPYLNFGNSDEIKIGEWVLAVGNPYELTSTVTAGIVSAKARNIGILRSKTGLSVESFIQTDAAVNPGNSGGALVDLNGNLIGINSAIASKTGSFTGYSFAIPSELVKKVMDDLRNYGAVQRALIGVQIAEVNQEIADEAGLDKIAGVAIMGVTPQGAAEGAGIQEGDIITKINSEDVNTVSELQEYIARKRPGDVVDVTVNRNGKDKVFNVKLKNTQNTTDIVSAPKNTAEAIEALNAEVQPLSEKKAAQLGINGGLEVTTIAPNSKLAKAGLKEGFIILYVDREPITSIDDLGNALRGKRGGILLEGMYPSGEREYVGIGL
- a CDS encoding FAD:protein FMN transferase; this encodes MDYRKKNIIYSIILIAFIGIVWSYRQSHQPINTHFHVTGTTMGVVPYNVKYIDEEGRPLDNEIIIALEEFNQSLSTYIPSSEISRFNKNKELTYESVYFYPVIKESKIIYDETGGAFDPTIQPLVKAWGFGPGKTPTIKPAQVDSILDYVGFDQYISFTDKAVTKSKDGVELDFSAIAKGYAVDVVADLLRERNISNFMVEIGGEVVCSGKNEKGKLWKIGIDNPRFSESGKNQISIIVELDNKALATSGNYRNFYIKDGKKYAHTLDPRTGFPVQHNLLSASVFTPSCMASDAYATAFMVAGVEKSIKIIENNPEIEAILIYDDNGEMKNYISSGAEKYIYKK
- a CDS encoding AAA domain-containing protein, translated to MQKTLKTYQKRLANLSARNKSLYLPRAYSGQYVDLADLDQLMHLPSFDIIRQVIKGYKNIPISPVADARDSSANKISTQLRRVAKAAKYVLEEGGRHDLFLGYPFVHGRLATGGNLRAPLLFFPVNLVVENGNWCLQLRENTEVTFNKTLLLAISHHNNTRFKDDFLELTFEDFPKDSREFLTKLYHTLENSKLELNFNQDTFGEWVKPFEKLTKTDFTTQYGEGEMKLFSEALVGIFPQSDSYLMPDYDDLIENYAVKDLEDFFGSPQDHLIDLGVKDTFVGKSQQEEELLSPYPMDASQEKVVKTIKSGNSVVVQGPPGSGKSQLICNLIADFTTRGKNVLVISQKRAALDVVFKRMKEISMGSFCAMVHDHRYDRGHIYNKMKEQIDALDKFKEDNHSLGAMQLERNFALRSKQIDSTISQLDDFRDALYDTQECGISAKELYLKCNRKSAHTHLKGCYQQFDLSEIKNYRKRLKTYLEFAEKLDADGYVWKDRIPFNNFDSSAITHMHEIIDEIIPFRDQIIEEIKENIQVELSFDECLWILRQENQVNKFMEIISDPEVYKMFNLMIKKRGRVPTIQDWQNHRRGCLSSFNNAGTKVEKTLSDDELGDVISWVTTSIDAKNNPLTLLKWQFSSHRKFVNTLLEKNDLPNTKKGLRDLRDRLENRMNLTHQKNDMRKYGWLSYFPADLEEPTWIKWFAAGLKAIEARKIYISLRSSVQFIELYNYSYDELWTKMDVLFKCIHKIPKTRANWETYLSPLEVEDILNNKIPIKEFKEVLEDDFDEICRFDKLKESFGQHEWVALRIIDGNMDGVHKYPIEEVLDYFENSLNISWLYHIEIKHPILRIVSNGAMEQLEENLQEAILEKRSIAKDMTLVRLKERTYEKVEYNRLNNRVTYRDLYHQVNKKRSIWPLRKTFHNFQDEILDLLPCWLTSPEAASAIFPLIPFFDLVIFDEASQCFAEKGIPAMYRGNQVAIMGDSQQLPPFDLYKPKWEEDDEYDLEPALEVNSLLDLGKQFLGEHYLSGHYRSQSFDLIDFSNQHFYKNKLRFIPYFEKMDKRENGIEFIKVEGAVWNKGINQEEAIHVVKIAKKLVDQGERSIGIITFNHKQQELIQEIMDRIDVNWPEGTIVKNIENIQGDERDNIILSITYAPTEKGRINLQFGSLSQEGGEKRLNVAITRARKKEFVVSSILSHQLNTDEVKNEGPKLLKKFLYYAQDVTENGYTPSSYINDQWGFGKTLKEEILKDNEVLELLPFSALTVMEKETPIGLLMTDDENYHQFISVKEAHGYFPIELKSKHWNFGRFYSRNIWKNAKKFNKKITAFIDNTENNRFI
- a CDS encoding DoxX family protein — translated: MKKYIIITIRILIAIILVQTLRFKFSAHPDSVFIFSQVGLEPFGRVSIGIMELIASILILIPRTAWIGAGLTLGIIAGAILMHLTVIGIEVNGDGGSLFFLAIITEILSGIVLWDQRKHIPYLFDISYKL